A window of Vigna unguiculata cultivar IT97K-499-35 chromosome 4, ASM411807v1, whole genome shotgun sequence contains these coding sequences:
- the LOC114181050 gene encoding zinc finger protein CONSTANS-LIKE 16 has translation MKEASALGARTARACESCLKVRARWYCAADDAFLCHGCDNMVHSANQLARRHERVKLQTASSKVNYSLTLNHNNKVAWHSGFTRKARTPRHNSKHKKIHEEGEEEEVFFKNTISLPLVPELGSEEALHNDESEEQLLCRVPVFDAELCSVYSEVKEEVLAVEEVFDLENFSSELLPSDMDLAEFAADVESFLGNGADEDSSEHVKGSELLLDCKEEDEEMDACVGGVGAKEAMVKVKDEEELDADTPCHLDSMILDMNSEAFNWNDIVESESLAQEQEEEMSTKRTNKKDMFLRLNYEDVITAWASQGSPWTTGTPPNFNSDDCWPDFLGSNGGDVQCCYGEMISLRGHADGGREARVSRYREKRRTRLFAKKIRYEVRKLNAEKRPRMKGRFVKRTSFVGATA, from the exons ATGAAAGAAGCAAGTGCATTAGGAGCTAGAACTGCACGAGCATGTGAGAGCTGTTTAAAAGTAAGAGCACGGTGGTATTGTGCTGCTGATGATGCTTTCCTTTGCCATGGCTGTGACAACATGGTTCACTCCGCAAACCAATTAGCACGCAGGCACGAAAGGGTTAAGCTTCAAACCGCATCCTCTAAGGTCAACTACTCATTGACCCTTAATCATAACAATAAGGTAGCATGGCACAGTGGATTCACACGCAAGGCAAGAACACCACGCCACAACAGCAAGCACAAGAAAATACacgaagaaggagaagaagaagaagtgttTTTCAAGAACACCATTAGTCTTCCCCTTGTGCCAGAGCTTGGAAGTGAAGAAGCACTGCATAATGATGAGAGTGAGGAGCAGCTGTTGTGTCGCGTGCCCGTGTTTGATGCTGAGCTTTGTAGTGTATACAGTGAAGTGAAGGAAGAGGTTTTGGCTGTTGAAGAAGTGTTTGACTTGGAAAATTTTTCTTCCGAGCTTCTACCATCAGATATGGATCTTGCTGAGTTTGCTGCTGATGTGGAAAGCTTTCTTGGAAACGGAGCTGATGAGGATTCATCTGAGCACGTGAAAGGATCAGAATTGCTGCTTGATTgcaaagaagaagatgaagaaatggATGCATGTGTTGGTGGAGTTGGAGCCAAAGAAGCAATGGTGAAGGTCAAAGATGAAGAAGAACTTGATGCTGACACACCTTGCCATTTGGATTCGATGATTCTTGACATGAACAGCGAGGCCTTTAATTGGAATGATATTGTTGAATCAGAATCACTTGCTCAGGAACAAGAAGAGGAAATGAGTACAAAGAGAACCAACAAGAAGGACATGTTTTTGAGGCTAAACTATGAAGATGTTATAACTGCTTGGGCCAGTCAAGGTTCTCCATGGACAACAGGAACCCCACCAAACTTCAACTCTGATGATTGCTGGCCAGATTTCTTG GGTTCGAATGGAGGGGATGTTCAGTGCTGTTATGGTGAAATGATAAGTTTAAGAGGGCATGCAGATGGTGGAAGAGAAGCAAGAGTTTCAAGATACCGAGAGAAGAGAAGAACTCGTTTATTTGCAAAGAAGATAAGGTATGAAGTGAGGAAGTTGAACGCAGAGAAAAGACCTAGAATGAAAGGACGATTTGTGAAGAGAACGTCCTTTGTTGGAGCCACTGCTTag